From Brassica oleracea var. oleracea cultivar TO1000 chromosome C3, BOL, whole genome shotgun sequence, a single genomic window includes:
- the LOC106332056 gene encoding PRA1 family protein A2, translating to MDWENVAAEDVIEALREVEWSTPPRSFGEFFSRFAFPRSFSKWKSRLKCNLYYYRTNYFILVIFVLGLALITRPLAILGAAFTALSLAFLNDSFAASFNEKFIRTIRLFSPHLAAKMRPPHMPVIRGRSAARKTVYVCGKPRWVFVVTFLTASLVMWFSSCGLLWVLYAFLTSLAVIIVHASVRTPNLKARLNTFREEFRAVWRNYSEL from the exons ATGGATTGGGAGAACGTAGCAGCAGAGGATGTGATCGAGGCGCTAAGAGAAGTGGAGTGGTCGACGCCTCCTCGCTCGTTCGGCGAATTCTTCTCAAGATTCGCGTTCCCGCGCTCTTTCTCTAAATGGAAGAGCCGTCTCAAATGCAATCTCTACTA CTATCGGACGAATTACTTTATACTGGTGATTTTCGTTCTAG GTCTTGCTCTGATTACAAGACCATTGGCTATTCTTGGTGCTGCTTTCACGGCCTTGAGCTTAGCTTTCCTTAACGATAG TTTTGCGGCTAGTTTTAATGAGAAGTTCATAAGGACTATTAGGCTTTTCTCTCCACACTTGGCGGCTAAAATGAGGCCTCCTCACAT GCCTGTCATACGTGGGAGATCAGCAGCAAGGAAGACAGTTTACGTTTGTGGGAAACCACGATGGGTGTTTGTCGTTACTTTCCTAACAG CAAGTCTTGTCATGTGGTTCTCTTCCTGCGGTTTGTTGTGGGTCCTCTATGCATTTCTGACTTCCCTCGCCG TGATCATTGTTCATGCAAGCGTGAGAACACCAAATCTCAAGGCACGCTTAAACACATTCCGTGAAGAGTTTCGGGCTGTCTGGCGTAACTACAGTGAACTTTAG
- the LOC106333575 gene encoding uncharacterized protein At2g39795, mitochondrial-like, translating into MATLVRRTASRLVGSCFKNSFPVNPSLDQSCYALGSLRYLTPSISRDNPFTTSARKRASSTDSLLRVIETEIGFAEQADDYDRVEETPSGFRFKMEEKPGTKIVTLTRDYQGESVVVEVHMTNLVTGDKGDDEEESDEEEEEEHEDKPEKPKQSNVPLLVTLSKKTGPSLEFRCTAFPDKIVIKDMWFTFPDDPSKDELAYEGPSFRVLDEKLRTAFHRYNEIRGIAPSMINFLHEYMINKDSKEHLLWLKTLKNFVKC; encoded by the exons ATGGCGACTTTGGTACGTCGGACAGCCTCGCGGCTTGTCGGAAGCTGCTTCAAAAATAGCTTTCCCGTTAACCCATCTCTTGACCAGTCTTGTTACGCTCTTGGCAGCTTGCGATATCTGACGCCGTCCATTTCTCGTGATAATCCCTTCACTACATCTGCCAGAAAGAGAGCTTCCTCAACTGATTCACTTCTACGAGTGATCGAAACCGAGATTGGATTCGCCGAGCAAGCTGACGATTACGATCGA GTTGAAGAAACTCCAAGTGGTTTCCGTTTCAAAATGGAAGAAAAACCAGGAACTAAGATCGTGACATTGACTAGAGACTACCAAGGAGAGAGTGTTGTAGTTGAAGTGCACATGACTAATCTTGTGACAGGTGATAAAGGAGATGACGAGGAAGAGAGTGATGAAGAAGAGGAAGAAGAACATGAGGATAAGCCAGAGAAGCCTAAGCAATCTAATGTGCCTCTTTTAGTAACACTCTCCAAGAAGACAGGACCAAGTTTGGAGTTCAGATGTACTGCTTTTCCTGACAAGATTGTGATCAAGGACATGTGGTTTACGTTTCCTGATGATCCTTCCAAAGATGAGCTTGCATATGAAGGCCCTTCCTTCCG GGTTTTGGATGAAAAGCTGAGAACGGCTTTCCATAGGTACAACGAGATTAGAGGGATAGCGCCGAGCATGATTAACTTCTTGCACGAGTATATGATCAACAAAGATAGTAAAGAGCACTTATTGTGGTTGAAAACGCTCAAGAACTTCGTCAAGTGTTGA
- the LOC106334185 gene encoding probable transcriptional regulator RABBIT EARS, which translates to MRSYSCLMERDKCLMSMKFRPVVTRQSSNAALLWPFGEEYGGGGGCMWPPRSYTCSFCGREFKSAQALGGHMNVHRRDRARLKQQSLSSSSTDQATPLDYDHHQQVQKQPEVLDVGPKFPVQEDSRKPNGSKREISDVLESSMKRFEHYNDEVKTDLSIGLVSSEFDPRRKQLINGVLASKKAKTDVSRLPMMVGLVIGVSKINGHHEELDLELRLGADPPKVN; encoded by the coding sequence ATGCGTTCGTATTCGTGTCTGATGGAGAGAGATAAATGCTTGATGTCGATGAAGTTCCGACCGGTGGTGACGAGACAATCCTCGAACGCGGCTTTACTCTGGCCATTTGGGGAAGAGTATGGCGGTGGAGGTGGTTGCATGTGGCCGCCTAGGTCTTACACGTGCAGCTTTTGCGGGAGAGAGTTCAAGTCGGCACAAGCACTAGGCGGTCATATGAACGTTCATCGAAGAGACCGAGCTCGTCTTAAACAACAATCATTATCATCTTCATCAACTGACCAAGCCACGCCTCTTGATTATGATCATCATCAACAAGTACAAAAACAACCCGAAGTTCTTGACGTGGGACCGAAGTTTCCCGTCCAAGAAGATTCAAGAAAGCCAAATGGAAGTAAGAGAGAGATAAGTGATGTTTTAGAAAGTTCTATGAAAAGATTTGAGCATTACAATGATGAAGTCAAGACTGATTTATCTATCGGTCTAGTGAGTTCTGAGTTCGATCCTCGGAGGAAGCAACTAATCAACGGGGTTTTGGCGTCCAAGAAAGCAAAGACTGATGTTTCAAGATTGCCGATGATGGTAGGGTTGGTCATCGGAGTATCCAAGATCAACGGTCATCACGAGGAGTTGGATCTTGAGCTAAGGCTAGGAGCTGATCCACCAAAGGTTAACTAG